A stretch of DNA from Myxococcota bacterium:
CCGCGCGGGTCCCAGGCCCGCTCGATCCAACGCGGTGTCACGAGTTCCCCGTGCACCAGCGTCCCGGCGAGCTGGGCCGCGTGGAGCGGCGTGATGCGGCAGCCGGCCAGGCCGCAGCCGAGTCGGCCCACGTCGAGCCGGTCCTCGCCAGGGTCGGCCTCGCCCGGTGCGTGGGCCGGTGCGGGAGCGCGCAGCCAGCCGAAGCGACCGATCGCCTCGATCAGCGGGTTCACGCCGACCGCGTGCACCGCCAGCTGGGCAAAGCACTGGTTGTTGGAGGTGGCCAACGCCTTGCGCAGCGTCACTTCGCGGCCGCGATCCGGCGGGTCGAGACGCGACTCGGTCAGACGGTAGGGACTGCCTCGGTAGCGACACGGAAGCCGCGCCTCGCTGGGCGCGCGGTCGAGCGCCGCCGCAGCGGTGATCACCTTCACCAGGCTGGCCGCCGGGTAGTTCCGCGTCGGAGGGAAGCGCTCGGGATCCGTCGACGCGTAGGCGAGCACACGCCCCTGCTCGGGATCCATCACGATCACGTTGCCCAGCTCGACCCGGGCGCGGCGCAACACCTTGTGCACCTGTCGGGTGAGCTCTGCGTCGAGGGTGTACTCGACGGTGTAGGTGCCCCCGTTCGCGGGGGCCGGGAAGCGTTCGAAGAGACGACCCGGCAGACTCGCCGGCGGCGACGCGTCGGCCTCGCCGGTCACCGGGAGATCCAGCGCGGTACGGGTCATGGGCAGGCGCTCGAGCACGAACGACGGCGCGCGAGGCGGCACGACGACCTCGGGCTCCCGGTGGCGATCGATCTTCGCGACCGGCGGCGCGGCGGCTTCGACCGGCGGCAGCGGCTCGGGCGGTCGCTCGGCGCTGCGCGACGAGATCGGCTCGATCAACCAGGCCAGCCCGATCGCGAAGGCGAGGCCCCCGCTCGCGAGGGTCGCGCGTCCGCGCCCGGTCATCCGACGGCCCCGCCGCGAGCGTTGATCGCGCTGCCAGCGCGGCTCCTGGATGGCCCATTCGGCCGTCGTGGCCACGGAATCGCCTCGAGCGCCCTTGGAATTGGCGCTGGACGCTCGTCGATCGTTCGCACCGCGGCTCGAACCGCGGTGGGCATCTCCCCCGAACATGTCTCGAATCCTCGATCTTGGGCCGCGCCGACTCGGGGGAGGGTCGACGGCGACTGGGACTACAGGGCCACGACTCCCTGCACCTCGGGAATCTCGTCGCGCAGTCGCGCCTCGATCCCGTGCTTCAGGGTCGCGGTCGAACTCGGGCAACCACTGCACGAGCCCTGCATGTAGAGTTCGACGATCCCATCGCGGAAACCGGCGAACACGATCTCGCCACCGTCCATCGCGACGGCGGGGCGTACTTCATCGTTGAGAATGCGCTGGATGCGCTCGACGACGGCACCGGCGGCCGCGCTCGGCTCGGGCGCGACGTAGGCAGTGCCGAGTGCGCTACCACCCTCGCCGAGGACGGCCTTGATTGCGTCGATGATCGACGGCGCGATGTCGGTCCACTCGACTTCTTCGCGTTTGGTGACGGTGACGAAGTTCGATGCGAAGAACGCACCGACCACACCACTCACGTCGAACAGGCGCGCGGCCAGCGGCGACACGTCTTCCGGAGGCGCCGCGGTGAAGTGCGCGCTCGCGCCGCCTTCGACCACGTCACGTCCCAGCACCCACTTGATGCTGTTCGGGTTGGGAGTGCGCTCGGCGTGCATGCGAAAGCCGAGATCCATTCAGCCCTCCGGGTTCCACCGCAGGTTACGCCCGTTCCGGGGCGCCGCCAAGTGGTTGAAGCCACTCCGTTTGCAGTTGTTCCACCCAGGTCTCGCGCTCGAGCAAAATGTGACCGTCGTCACATGCGCCGCGATGCTCGCGCTCCCCGTTGGGTCCCCACGCCGCGAGCGCGCAGCGCACGCCCAGCTCGCTCACGCGCGCCAGGTGGTTCCACTTGTCATCGACGAAGAGCGTCTCGGCTGCCGAGATCCCCGTGCGCTCGGCCAAGGCACGCAGGTGCGCCGTCTTCTCTCGGCCCGTCTCCTTGTCGAGGATGTGATCGGGCGGGAAGAGGTCGGCGCAGCCGTCGCGCTGGAGCAGCTCGTCGACGGTGGCGCGATCCTTCGACGTCGCGATCGCTAGCGTCGCGACGGGACGCAAGGCTCGGAGTCCCTCGGCGATCCCGGGGTAGGGCTGCATCAGCGCATGCCAGGGGCCCGGGTGCCGCTCCGCAAGCGCATGTCGACGGGCGTAGAAGCGAGCGTGGAAGCGGTCGATCCAAGCGGCATCGATGGCCGCGCGTACCTGATCGTAGGCGGCCTGATCGGCGGGAAGCCGACCCGCCTCGATCTCGCCGAGCAGCACGCCGAAGTCCTCGGCGCGGTTGCCCAGCGGCATGCCCTGGAGGAAGGCCGCGTAGCGCGGGTCCGCGCGGACCCCATCCGGTGCAGGCGGTGCCGGCTCGCACGCCAGATCGGTCAGGCGTCCGGTACGGAGCTCGTGAAAGGTCGCTTGCGCCACCCAGAAGCACTCGGGCGCGCTGTCGGAGATCACCCCATCGAAGTCGAGCGCCAGCAGGGGCACGCGGCGGGCGACTAGCGGCGACGGCGCGCGGGTCGCGAGCCGCGGCGTCCGCGCTGGGGGGCGACGCGCGCGATGCGCTCTTCGAGCTCCTGGAACAGAGCCAACACGTCCGGGTGGAGTTCCTCGCGGCGCGTGGCCCGCGCGACGCGCGGGAGCGACACGGGTCGACCCAGCTCCTGCACGAGAGCTCCGTTGGTGCCGAGCAGACGCTTCGCGTCGAAACGCTCCCAGCCGGCGATGTCGTCTTCGGGGGGCAAGAGCTCCGCGAGCAGACTCTCGAGGCGATGATCGCTGGCCGGCAGGGCCAGCGCGCGACGGATCGCCGCCGGCACGAGCAGGTAGCTCTCGATGTGGCGCCGGCTCCAGGTGAAGAACGCCAGGCCCTCGGCGGCCTCGTCGAGGTCGGGAGGTGTCTCGGTGTCGCGATCGAGCACGCAGAGTCCCACCGACCCGGCCGCGCGCTCCCGGAAGTCCTCGACGGCCCGGGCCGGACGTCGCCCGCCCAGGATCACGGCGTTGGCGACGAGAGCCGCCGCCTGGCGCGGCATCAGGCGATGCGCCCAGGCCCGCAGGATGCTGCGGTCGCGGGGACCCTCCACGTACAACACGAACGCAGCCGAGCCGCCCGAGCGCGGCTCCGGCGATGCGGCAGGGTCGGTCGTGGGCACGGTTTCGAACTCCGGGGCCGCAGGACGGCGTGGGAACGGCGGAAGAGCGACGTGAACGGGGCGCGGAGGATCGCGATCGGAGGCCCGGACTGGCGCGATTCTACCGGGCCACCGCGCCGCCAGCACCCGAGCGGTCGAGGCGCGCCAGCAACTCCACGTGGGGCGTCTGGGGGAACAGGTCGAACGCCTCGACCGCCGTGAGCCCGTAGCCCTCCGACACCAGCACGGCGAGATCGCGGGCCAGGGTCGCCGGGTCACACGAGAGGTAGACGATGCGATCGGGCTGCAGCGCCGCCAGCGCGCGACTCGCCGCGGGCGCCAGTCCGGTGCGCGGCGGATCGAGGAAAACGAGATCCGGGCGTTCGACGCCCTCGGCCAGTGCGTCCTCCACCCGCTGTTCGCGGGCCTCGACCCGGGAGGCCGTCGCGAAGTTGTGGCGAAGATCCTCGACCGCGGCCGGCGCTGATTCGACGGCGACCACCGTTCGGAAGGCGCGCGCCAGGCCGACCGTGAAGAAGCCGGCGCCGGCATAGAGCTCGAGCGCTCGTTCGCCCTCCCCGCAGAAGGCCGCGACCCGCTCGAGCAGCCGGGAGCGCAGGGCGCGATGCGCTTGGAAGAACACGCCGCTCGAGACACGGAGCTGCCGATCGCCGGCTTCGAGCGCGATGGGCATCGCGTCGTCCCCGAGGCGTGCGGTCCGGCCACGACCGCGCCCGACCGCAATCTCCCATTCGCCGAACGCCCTCGGCGGGTTCGCGGCCAACGCCGCAAGCCGCTGGTTCGCCCGCGGCGTCAGCACCGGGCATTCCGACACGGTGACCGTGTCGTGGCTGCCCGCCGCGCGAAAGCCGACGCCGTCAGGGGAGACCACCAGCCGCGCGCGATCGCGATAGCCGTAGCCATCGGGCGAGGCATGGAAGGGCAGCGGCTCCTCGGGCAACGTGAGCTTCCCGATCCGACGCAGCGCGTCCGTCGCGATCGACCGCTTCGCCTCGGCCTGTGCCGATGCGGACACGTGCTGCCAGGCGCACCCGCCGCAGCGGCCGAAGACGGCACAGCGGGGTTCGACGCGAGCGTCGCCGGGCGCGAGGACCGCGGCCACGCGGCCGCGTGCGAAACGCCGCGCGACCTGGTCGAGACTTGCCCGCACCCGATCGCCGGGCGCAGCCCCCTCGACGAACACCACGCGGCCGTCGTCGGCCCTCGCGACGCCTTCGCCGCCCGAAGCGAGTGACGTGATCGCGAGTTCGAGCTCGTCTCCCGGAGCCAGGGTGCGGGGCATGGCTGCGGAAGGTATCCCTATCGGCCGCGCGCGCCCGAACCCCGGAGTCCCCCGTGAGTCGCTCTGCCCTGCCCCGCCCGTGCGCCGCCATGGCGCTCCTCGCCTGCATCGGGCTCTGCGCCTGTGGCCCGTTCCGGAGCCTGCCCCGTGAAGCCGCGCTGGTGCCGGGCGACGAGCACCCCCTGCTCGTCATGGACTTCACCGAGCCGCTGCCCCTCGATCCGCTGCCCGCCGGTTGGCACCACCGCACCTTCTTCGGTGTCGATCCGATGGAGATCGAATCGGTCGAGCGCGACGGCCGACACGCCCTGCGCCTGGCCACCCAGGCCGGCGGTTCCATGCTGTTCCGCTTCGTCGACGTGCCGCTCGCCGAGTACCCGGTGCTGCATTGGCAGTGGCTGATCGAGCAGCCCGTGGTCACGAACATCGACGAGCGCACCGTCGCCGGGGACGATCACCCCGCGCGCATCTACCTCCGCTTCGCCGACGCCGAGGGCGAAGAGCACGCCCTCGAGCTGATCTGGGGGAATCGCCATCTCGCGGCCGGCGATTGGCTGCACCTCGGCTTCCTCTTCGGCCTGGTCGAGTTCCCCCACTACGTCGTGAACGGGGGCGAAGCCCAGGCGCGACGCTGGCACCGCGAGCGAGTCGACCTGAGCGACCTCTACCGCACGCTCTGGGGAGAACCGAACGGCGTGCGGATCACCGACGTCGCGCTCTTCTGCGACACCGATCAGACCGACACCGAGAGCATCGCCTACTTCGCCGACCTGCGACTCGCCCGCGAGTGAGCTAGCGGCCGCGGTAGCTGCCGGCGCGGGGCTCGCGGCGCGCGCACCAGGGACAGAAGCGGAAGTAGGCGTGAGAGGTCGGCCAGCGGCACTTCGGGCAGCGGTCCGGCAGCTCGGGATGCGACCACACGCGCTTCGGCTTCTGCTTGCAGCGCGGGCAGTAGCGCATGAACGGGCGCAGCTGTCCGTCGCAGCCCTTCTTCGTACACGCGCGCTCGGCCCTGGGGTCGACGGGCGGCTTGCGGCCGTTCCCTTCGAAGCGTCCGGCGTAGCACCAGGGGCAGGCCGTCCACTCGGGACGCACGCCGCGCTCGCACTCGGGGCACACCAGCGGCGCGCGCGTGAGCTCGGCGAAGGAATTGTCCCCGCTCCCGCACCAGGGACAGAAGGTCATCGCTTCCGAGATCGGCCCGTTGCAGCGATGACAGTGGAAGTGGAGCTCGAGGGCCTTGCCGTGGCTGCGCCGAAACGCGGCCGACTGGGCTTCGAGCGGTGAGACCGGACCGCGCGTCTTCTTCTTGCGGCGCCGTGGAGCCGGACGCTGGCTGCGCTCTTCGCTGCGCGCGAACGCCCGCTCCAGCGCCTTCACGAACTCACCCGCATTCGGGTATCGCCGGCGCGGATCGAACTGGGCGGCCTTTCGAAGGACGGGTTGGACCAGCGGCGGCACCTTCTGGGCGAAGCTGCGGTGGCCCTCGGGCGGCCATTCGAAGGGCCACGTGGGCAACACCCCGGTGAGGACCTCGTAGGCGATCAGGCCCAGCGAGAACACGTCGGACGCGAAGCGCACGCGTCCGTAGGCCTGCTCGGGCGCCATGTAGCCGAGGGTTCCGGCCTCGGTGTAGGCCTGGGTGGCGCCCTTCGCGAAGCGCGACGCGCCGAAGTCGGCGAGCGCGGCGCGACCGTCGGCGAAGATCAGGATGTTCTCGGGCTTCACGTCGCGGTGCAGGACCCGCTGACTGTGGGCGTGGGCGAGACCGGCCGCGATCTCGCGGACGATCCGCAGCGCCGTCGCACCGGAGCGGCGTGCAGCGCGGTAGTCGGCGAGGTGGGTCTTCGCGAGATCGGTCGCCATCACGAAGCGCCCGTCGATCCAATCTGCGTTGCGCACACCGACGATGTGGGGGTGGTGAAGGCGCACCGCGATACGCGCCTCGTGCTCGATCGCCTTCGGCCCCCACTCGCGCACCGCTTCGAGCAGGGTCACCTTGAGCGCGACGTCGACGCCCTCGACCGCATCGCGGGCCTTCCACACGTCGGCGAACGAACCGCGACCGATGCGTCGTTCGAGCCGGTATTTCCCGAGTCGGCTGCCCCTGCGCAGGACCGTCGCCAATTCAGCTCCGCCGGTGCTCCGGGAAGGGCTCCGGGCCCTGTTCCGGAAGTTCGAAGGACAGCGCTTCGAGCGCTTCGCGCACGCTACCGTCCTCGGCCAGCAGCCGCACCAGGGCGCGCACGGCCGCGCGCTCGAGACGGTCGACCGGGACGGCGAAGTCGTAGTGCTCCGGACGCAGGGGCTGGAACCGCAGCCCGGCCCGCGCCGCGACACTCTCGATGGTCACGCCCCAATCGGCACGCTTCTGCGCCACCGCAGTCGCGACGGCGAAGTGGGAGCGCGGCTCGTAGGGGTAGCCCGGCGGCTTGCGGCCCGAGAGGAGCCCGTCGATCAGTACCCGCGTCCCGCTACCGCGGTTCCGGTTGACCATGCGCAAGCCGGGATCGGCGAGCAGGGCGTCGACGTCGCGGGTCTCGTCGGGACGCGTCGCGACCCCTTGGACCCGGGTGTAGCCGCGAACGAGGGCGAGCCCGTCGTCGAGAAAAGGTGTGTTGTAGCGGTCCGAGTCGGCGTCCAGCAGGTGGATCGGAGCGACATCGCACTCGCCGCGACGCGCCGCCGCGAGCCCGCCCTGGCTCCCCACTGCCATCACCTTCACGCGGAAGCCTTCGCGCGACAGCGCCGAAGCCAATACGTCGAGACCCACACAGTGGCTGCCGATCACCACCAGGTCGGCGACGGGGAGGTCGCGACCCACGAGGGTCACCTCGACCTCGGTGTCGGCCTCGACGAGTTCGGTGTTTCGACCGATGCGCACGAAGCCGTCGGCGCGGCTGAAGGCGGTGACGCTGCCGCTGCCCTTCCCCATCGGATAGGCCGACAGCGCTCCGTCGCCCCGCTCGGTGAGCCCGACCAGCAGGTACTCGAGTCGCCCGCGATCCGAGACCGTGGCCTGGGCCAGCCGCGCCCGACGCGTCTCGCGCGCCTCCTCTGCCAGTCCGGCCATGCTGCGCACGACCGGCGCGACGAACTCGTGGAAGGTGAACACTGCCGAGGTCGGGAACCCGGGCAGGATCACGACGGGCCGGGAGCCCGACGCCGCCAGGCAGATCGGCTTTCCGGGTTTCAAGGCCACACCGTGGACCAGGATGCCCGGGTCGAGCTCCGCGACGGCGGCGTGGTTGAGGTCGCCCTCGCCCTTCGAGGTCCCGCCCGAGAGGAGCACCAGGTCCGCGTCGGCGAGGGCGTCACACAGGGCCTGCCGCACCGCGGCGCGATCGTCGGCGAAAACGCCCAGGAACACCGGGTCGCCACCGAGCTCGCGGACGGCGTCCTCGAGGATCCGGCCGTTGCTGTCGTAGACCAGCCCGGGGCGCATCGCCGCGCCCGGCGCGACGATCTCGTCGCCCGTCGACAGGATCGCGACCCGCGGTCGCCGCACCACCGGCACGCGGTCGCGGCCGATCGCTGCGAGCACGCCCGTGTCGCGCGAGGTGAGCCGCGTGCCCGCAAAGAGCACCGTCTCACCCGAACCGATGTCGGTGCCGGCGAACGAGAGCGCGGCGCCCGGCGTGCGCTCACGTCGTACGACGAGGGTCGTGCCGTCGTCTTCGAGGTCGGTGTACTCGACGGGCAGCACCGCGTCGGCGCCGCGCGGCAGCATCCCGCCCGTGGCGATCGGCGTCGCGGTGCCCTCGGTCACTTCGATCGTCGGCGCGACGCCCGTCGGGATGCTCTCGGCGTTCACGCGCAGGCGCAGTGGTGCGTCTTCGCTGGCGCCGTAGGTGTCGGCGGCGCGCACGGCGAAGCCGTCCATGTTCGAACGGTCGAAGCCCGGGACGTCCACCTCGGCACGCACGTCCTCGGCGAGCACGCGACCGAGCGCCGCGTCGAGCGAGATCTCCTCGGCCTCGCGGGGAGCCGCATCGATTACCGCGCGCCAGCTGCGTTCGGCTTCGTCGCGGTCGACGATCGTGAGGAACTGGGATTGCTTCACGCACGCCCCGGATGGGTTTCGTCATACAGGAGCACTTCGACCCGGGCTCCCTCGGGCATGCCCTCGGCGCTGCGCGGCACGATCACGCACCCGTCGGCGCGCACCGTCGAAGACAGGATCGACGCACCCGACGTCGCGAGCGGCACCACACGATCGGCCTCGATGGCGACGCGCACGTAGTCGGTGCGCCCCACCGCCGACGCGATCTTGCGGGCCAGCGGGAGCTCGATGCGCGGATGCGGCCAGGCGCGCGAGCGACCGCCGAGGGCGCGCAGCGTCGGCCCCGCGAAGAACTCGTAGGCGCACAGACAGCTCACCGGGTTTCCCGGCAGCAGGAACACGAAGCGCTCGCGCCCGCCTTCGATTCCGGGCAGGCGTCCGACACCCGCCGGGCTCGAGGGCCGCATCGAAACGCCGTGGAAATCGAGCTCACCGAGCTCGGCAACGAGCCGGGGGGCGTGGTCTTCCTGACCGACGGAGCTGCCGCCCGACACGAGCAGGACCTCGGCGTCGGCGCTGGCGAGCGCGTCTCGGATCGTGTCGACGCGGTCGGGCAGGATCGCGTGCGGCAACACCTGCGCCCCGTCGCGCTCGGCGAGACCCGTGAGCATCAGCGAATTCGAGTCGACGATGTGGGCGCCGTGGGGACGCGCGCCCGGCGGCAAGAGTTCGTCGCCGGTGATCAACAAAGACACCCGGGGCCGTCGCACACACGACGGTTCGGCCACACCGATCGAGGCGAGCAGCGCCGCGTCCTGAGGCCGCAAGCGTCGGCCCGCGGCGAGCACGGCGTCACCGCTGCGAATGTCCTCTCCGATCGCCCCCACGTGCTTGCGCGGCGCGACCGCCTCGCGGACCTCGACCCGACCGTCCGCCTCGTCGCAGACCTCCGCCATCACGACCGCATCGGCGCCGTCGGGCACGGGCGCGCCGGTCATCACGCGCACGGCGGTGCCGGGCGGCATGTCGCCGGCGAAGGGTGCGCCGGGCAGCGCCTGGCCCAACACGGAGAAGACGATCGGGTCGTAGGGCGACGCGCCGAAGGTCTCCTCCCCGCGGACGGCGTAGCCGTCCATGGCCGAGCGACGGAAGCTCGGCACGTCGACTTCGGAACGCACCGGCTCGGCCAGGACGCGACCGATGGCGTCGACGATCGCGACCGGCTCCCCGCCGAGCGGCTTCGCGCGCTCGGCCAGGAACTGCTCCACCACCTCGATATCGGTGCGCTCGGCGAAGCCTTTCATGCGTACGTCGCGCATGGACCCTCTTCGGAACCCCGGTCGTCGGAGACGTCCGAGAAACAGAGCGGGCAGGGAGGTCGCCCCCCCTGCCCGCGTTCGAACACGATCTGCCGGAAGACGACTATCCGCTCGCCTTCATGGTGAACAGCTCCTCGCGGTTGCCCTGGCGCTGATACGCCTGCACCACGACGTCGTCCGGCACGTCCCAGACGACCGAAGCCGGCCCGATGGCGTCCTTCTTCATGCAGTCGGGCATCTGGTCGCCCGACTCGGAGAAGCCCGCGCGGCGGTTGAACTCCCACTCGTCCTGGAGCACTTCCCAGGCCATGTCGCTGGCCTGCTCACGCGAGATCTGCTCGCCGTAGAGGTGCCCGTAGAACACGCGGATGTCGTCGATCGTCGGCTGCAGGAACTGGCAGAAGCCCGACGAGTCGCAGAGGGCGTTCACCATCTGGCACTCCTGGCTCGCCTGCACCCACTCTTCGGCCGGAAGGCCCGGGTTCACGATCAGTCCGGCGGTGTGATCGGCGCCCATCGGGCTCGTGCAGTAGGTGATCCCCGTGGCCTTCAGCGGACGCGGATCCCAGGCGGGCAGCGCCTGGCCGCGCACCGTCGGCACCCGGTGGTGACCGGTCTTCTTGCCGACTGCCGCCGCGCCGTTGCCGATCGCCTTGCCGACCTCGGTGCCCTCCGCGATCTCCTTCAGCAGGTTCTTCGCGCCTTCTGCGTCGCCCCACTGCATCTCGCCCGAGTCCATGTAGACCGCGATCGCGGCACCGGTCTCGACGGTGTCGAGGCCGACCTCGTCGCACAGACGGTCGAGATCGGCGACGTCCTCCCAGCTCTGGATCGCGCAGTTCGCTCCGAGCAGGGTGAGCGTCTCGAACTCGAGCGCCGAGGTCTTGTAGTTGCCCTCGGCGTCGTGGACGACGTTGCTGCACTGGACGATGCAGCCGGTCATGCAGTTGTGCATGTGGCCGCCGCGCGTCTCGAAGCTCTCGATGATGCGGTTGCCGTCGAGGCTCTCGGCGTCGGGCGACTGGCCCTCGGTGCGGTTCTTGTAGGGGAAGGTGTTCAGCATGTTGGCGACGGGCACGACGGTGCTCGTGCCGGTCTTGAACATCTGAGGCCCTTCCAGGTACTCCTTCGTGAACTTCTTGCAGAGCCCCATGAACTCCTTGCGTTCGGCGGGCTGTCGCAGCTTCTCCTTCGCGGGATCGACGGCGACGTACTTCAGCCCCTTCGCGCCCATCACGGCGCCGAGGCCGCCGCGTGCCGCGTGACGGGCGGGGCGGCGATCGTCCTGGTCGGTGCAGGCCACCGACGCGCCCGAGAGCTGATGCTCGCCGGCGGGTCCGATGCTGATGAAGGACGCACTCTCGGGGTAGCTCTTCGCGAGATGGTCGATCAGGGCGTAGTTCCACATGCCCTTCGTGTCGTTCGCTTCCTTGACGCTCGCGCCGTCCGTCCCGATGTCGAGGGCGTAGCGCTTGCTGCCGTCGGCGGGCTGGCCCGTCACGACGATCGCGCGGTAGCCGAGCTTCATCAGGTCCTGGCCCGGGTTGCCGCCGGCGTTCGCTTCTTTGATGCCGCCGGTCAACGGGCTCTTGCCGCCGATCGAGATGCGGCCCGACGTCGGCGCGGAGGTTCCCGAGATCACACCGGGCGCCATCACGAGCACGTTGTCGGGACCCAGCGGGTCGCAGGTCGGGTCGCATTCCGCGAGCAGGATCTTCGCCGACAGGCCGCGACCACCGAGGTACTTCCAGTCCTCGGGGAAGTCGACGATCTCGACACTCTGGTTGGTCATGTCGACCCGAATCAGACGATCACCACTGGGGCCAGCCATCGAATCCTCCTCGATCTCTCGTGCGGGCGGCTTGCGAAGGGGTCCGAAGTCGCGGCTGCGACGTGGGGCCCACTCCGTGAACTGAACTTCGAACGATCCGCGCCTCGTCGGTGGGACGCCGGTGAGGTGCCGATCGGCCGTGGATCATACCACGGGCCCCACCGGCGGGAAGCGCGCTATCCGCCTGCGATCGCAGCCAGAATCTCGATTTCGTCGCTGGCCTCGACCGAGCGATCGAGGGCGCTGCGCTCGATCTCGTCGCCGTTCACGAAGAGGGTGACGAACTTGTGAATCGCGCCTTGACCGTCGTACAGCTGCTGGCGGAAATCCGGGTACTGCGCACACAGCGCCTCGAGGCAGGCGCCGACGGTGGCGCCCTCGACGTCGACGAGCGCGCGCCCCTCGGTGGGACCCTGGTACGGCGGCGGAATCTTGACGTTGGGCATGGCGTCCTCCTGGCGAGCGCCGATGGTAGGGGCCGGTCTCAGGCGCCGCTCGCGCGGGCGCGGCGCTCCGGCTCTTGAGACGCGGCGCTGGACTAGGCGCTCGGGTCGCGGTGGGCGTAGTAGGCGCGCCGGGCCGGAATCGCCCAGAACCGCTCGTCGGGTACGTCGAAGGGTCGCTCCGCTCCTTCGTCGGGCAGCCAGGCCGTGAGGAACCCATCGCGGCCTCGGCCGTGATGGACACAACCGGTGTCCAGACCGCGCAGGCCGGCGCCGACGTGGAGCCCCTGCAGCGCCCAGTGGCCGTAGACGACACCGTAGTCGTGGCCGCCCTGCCCCCAGATCGCGTGCCAGGGCTGCCAGGGCTCGGCTTCGGGGAGCTCGGAGGACCAGGCTCCGCCGGCATCGACGCTGCGGCAGCGGGTCAGGCGCCCCAGGCGGTCGTCGCGGGGGGCGGTGCTGCCGAGGAAATCGGCGAGGTCGGCGCCCGCGAGGTCTGCCTCGAGCTCCCGCGCCGTTTTCTCGAGCTGGGCAAGGTCCCAGTCCGGGTGGACGCTCGCGTGGACCATCGCGAACGCCTGTTCCCCCAGCCGGCCCGTGACGACCAGGGGGCGTTCGCGCAGCCAGTCCACCCATTCGCTGGCGGTCGGGTGATCGAGGACGTCCTGGAAGGAGTCGAAGGGCGACACCGACCGCAGCCCCAGCCAGCAGCGCAGGAGCGAGATCTCGTGATTGCCGAGGATGTATTGGGCGCGGCCCGCCTCGACCAGCTCGCGGACCTGGCGCAGCGGCCCCAGGTTTTCGGGGCCCCGGTTGATCAGGTCTCCGACCACCCAGAGCTCGAAGTCGCGGCCGAACTCCCGCTCGGCCCGGGCCAGCAGCTCGGCGAGTTCGTCCGCGCAGCCCTGCACGTCCCCCACGAAGATCCTCTGCACGCGTCCGTTTTCCCCGAGCTGGCGGCCTGACGCAAGGGATCGCGTGGCGGAAGTCGATTTTCCCGCGGGGAAAGTTGCCGGTTCGGCGATCTTG
This window harbors:
- a CDS encoding molybdopterin biosynthesis protein — translated: MKQSQFLTIVDRDEAERSWRAVIDAAPREAEEISLDAALGRVLAEDVRAEVDVPGFDRSNMDGFAVRAADTYGASEDAPLRLRVNAESIPTGVAPTIEVTEGTATPIATGGMLPRGADAVLPVEYTDLEDDGTTLVVRRERTPGAALSFAGTDIGSGETVLFAGTRLTSRDTGVLAAIGRDRVPVVRRPRVAILSTGDEIVAPGAAMRPGLVYDSNGRILEDAVRELGGDPVFLGVFADDRAAVRQALCDALADADLVLLSGGTSKGEGDLNHAAVAELDPGILVHGVALKPGKPICLAASGSRPVVILPGFPTSAVFTFHEFVAPVVRSMAGLAEEARETRRARLAQATVSDRGRLEYLLVGLTERGDGALSAYPMGKGSGSVTAFSRADGFVRIGRNTELVEADTEVEVTLVGRDLPVADLVVIGSHCVGLDVLASALSREGFRVKVMAVGSQGGLAAARRGECDVAPIHLLDADSDRYNTPFLDDGLALVRGYTRVQGVATRPDETRDVDALLADPGLRMVNRNRGSGTRVLIDGLLSGRKPPGYPYEPRSHFAVATAVAQKRADWGVTIESVAARAGLRFQPLRPEHYDFAVPVDRLERAAVRALVRLLAEDGSVREALEALSFELPEQGPEPFPEHRRS
- the glp gene encoding gephyrin-like molybdotransferase Glp, translated to MRDVRMKGFAERTDIEVVEQFLAERAKPLGGEPVAIVDAIGRVLAEPVRSEVDVPSFRRSAMDGYAVRGEETFGASPYDPIVFSVLGQALPGAPFAGDMPPGTAVRVMTGAPVPDGADAVVMAEVCDEADGRVEVREAVAPRKHVGAIGEDIRSGDAVLAAGRRLRPQDAALLASIGVAEPSCVRRPRVSLLITGDELLPPGARPHGAHIVDSNSLMLTGLAERDGAQVLPHAILPDRVDTIRDALASADAEVLLVSGGSSVGQEDHAPRLVAELGELDFHGVSMRPSSPAGVGRLPGIEGGRERFVFLLPGNPVSCLCAYEFFAGPTLRALGGRSRAWPHPRIELPLARKIASAVGRTDYVRVAIEADRVVPLATSGASILSSTVRADGCVIVPRSAEGMPEGARVEVLLYDETHPGRA
- a CDS encoding aldehyde ferredoxin oxidoreductase N-terminal domain-containing protein, with protein sequence MAGPSGDRLIRVDMTNQSVEIVDFPEDWKYLGGRGLSAKILLAECDPTCDPLGPDNVLVMAPGVISGTSAPTSGRISIGGKSPLTGGIKEANAGGNPGQDLMKLGYRAIVVTGQPADGSKRYALDIGTDGASVKEANDTKGMWNYALIDHLAKSYPESASFISIGPAGEHQLSGASVACTDQDDRRPARHAARGGLGAVMGAKGLKYVAVDPAKEKLRQPAERKEFMGLCKKFTKEYLEGPQMFKTGTSTVVPVANMLNTFPYKNRTEGQSPDAESLDGNRIIESFETRGGHMHNCMTGCIVQCSNVVHDAEGNYKTSALEFETLTLLGANCAIQSWEDVADLDRLCDEVGLDTVETGAAIAVYMDSGEMQWGDAEGAKNLLKEIAEGTEVGKAIGNGAAAVGKKTGHHRVPTVRGQALPAWDPRPLKATGITYCTSPMGADHTAGLIVNPGLPAEEWVQASQECQMVNALCDSSGFCQFLQPTIDDIRVFYGHLYGEQISREQASDMAWEVLQDEWEFNRRAGFSESGDQMPDCMKKDAIGPASVVWDVPDDVVVQAYQRQGNREELFTMKASG
- a CDS encoding MoaD/ThiS family protein, producing MPNVKIPPPYQGPTEGRALVDVEGATVGACLEALCAQYPDFRQQLYDGQGAIHKFVTLFVNGDEIERSALDRSVEASDEIEILAAIAGG
- a CDS encoding metallophosphoesterase codes for the protein MQRIFVGDVQGCADELAELLARAEREFGRDFELWVVGDLINRGPENLGPLRQVRELVEAGRAQYILGNHEISLLRCWLGLRSVSPFDSFQDVLDHPTASEWVDWLRERPLVVTGRLGEQAFAMVHASVHPDWDLAQLEKTARELEADLAGADLADFLGSTAPRDDRLGRLTRCRSVDAGGAWSSELPEAEPWQPWHAIWGQGGHDYGVVYGHWALQGLHVGAGLRGLDTGCVHHGRGRDGFLTAWLPDEGAERPFDVPDERFWAIPARRAYYAHRDPSA